In Pseudorca crassidens isolate mPseCra1 chromosome 13, mPseCra1.hap1, whole genome shotgun sequence, the following proteins share a genomic window:
- the CITED2 gene encoding cbp/p300-interacting transactivator 2, with product MADHMMAMNHGRFPDGTNGLHHHPAHRMGVGQFPSPHHHQQQPQHAFNALMGEHIHYGASNMNATSGIRHAMGPGTVNGGHPPSALAPGARFNSSQFMGPPVASQGGSLPASMQLQKLNNQYFNHHPYPHNHYMPDLHPAAGHQMNGTNQHFRDCNPKHSGGSSTPGGSGGSSTPGGSAGTSGGGAGSSNSGGGSGGSGSSNMPASVAHVPAAMLPPNVIDTDFIDEEVLMSLVIEMGLDRIKELPELWLGQNEFDFMTDFVCKQQPSRVSC from the coding sequence ATGGCAGACCATATGATGGCCATGAACCACGGGCGCTTCCCCGACGGCACTAACGGGCTGCACCACCACCCTGCCCACCGCATGGGCGTGGGGCAGTTCCCGAGCCCCCATCATCACCAGCAGCAGCCCCAACACGCCTTCAACGCGCTAATGGGCGAGCACATACACTACGGCGCGAGCAACATGAACGCCACGAGCGGCATCAGGCACGCGATGGGGCCGGGGACTGTGAACGGAGGGCACCCCCCGAGCGCGCTGGCTCCCGGGGCCAGGTTTAACAGCTCCCAGTTCATGGGCCCCCCGGTGGCCAGCCAGGGAGGCTCTCTGCCGGCCAGCATGCAGTTGCAGAAGCTCAACAACCAGTATTTCAACCACCACCCCTATCCCCACAACCACTACATGCCGGATTTGCACCCTGCTGCAGGCCACCAGATGAACGGGACAAACCAGCACTTCCGAGATTGCAACCCCAAGCACAGCGGCGGCAGCAGCACCCCCGGCGGCTCGGGCGGCAGCAGCACCCCCGGCGGCTCGGCGGGCACCTCGGGCGGCGGCGCGGGCAGCAGCAatagcggcggcggcagcggcggcagcggcagcagcaacATGCCCGCCTCCGTGGCCCACGTCCCTGCTgcaatgctgccgcccaatgtcATAGACACTGATTTCATCGACGAGGAAGTGCTTATGTCCTTAGTGATAGAAATGGGTTTGGACCGCATCAAGGAGCTGCCCGAACTCTGGCTGGGGCAAAACGAGTTTGATTTTATGACGGACTTCGTGTGCAAACAACAGCCCAGCAGAGTAAGCTGTTGA